A genome region from Setaria italica strain Yugu1 chromosome III, Setaria_italica_v2.0, whole genome shotgun sequence includes the following:
- the LOC101762536 gene encoding transcription factor MYB48, with translation MHACRRTAGLRRTGKSCRLRWVNYLHPGLRRGRITADEERLILELHAQYGSRWSRIARSLPGRTDNEIKNYWRTRTRKQKAAKTAASAASVSSSSTVTTTTASCSGSPSSGCGTAASSSAVTGSALRESGGGGGAEDDAELDEASTTAASQHHHHQQQQQQEASSYTMDQFWNEIAAAEAAASYMVDGWVGACHPAAAEPPVMPSSPVWEYCSDYSLWRIDDEEYYKKMLDAS, from the coding sequence ATGCATGCGTGTCGGCGTACTGCAGGTCTGAGGCGCACCGGCAAGAGCTGCCGTCTCCGGTGGGTCAACTACCTCCACCcgggcctccgccgcggccgcatcACCGCCGACGAGGAGCGCCTCATCCTCGAGCTCCACGCGCAGTACGGCAGCAGGTGGTCGCGCATCGCCAGGAGCCTCCCCGGCCGCACcgacaacgagatcaagaactactggaGGACGCGCACCAGGAAGCAGAAGGCAGCGaagacggcggcgtcggcggcatcggtgtcctcgtcgtcgaccgtgaccaccaccaccgcgtccTGCTCCGGCTCTCCGAGCAGCGGCTGCGGCacggccgcgtcgtcgtcggcggtcACCGGTTCAGCGCTGcgagagagcggcggcggcggcggcgcagaggacgACGCCGAGCTCGACGAGGCGTCCACCACCGCGGCAAGCCAgcatcaccaccaccagcagcagcagcagcaggaagcgTCGTCCTACACCATGGACCAGTTCTGGAACGAGATCGCGGcagccgaggcggcggcgagctacATGGTCGACGGCTGGGTAGGAGCGtgtcaccccgccgccgccgagccgccggtgatgccgtcgtcgccggtgTGGGAATACTGCTCGGATTACTCGCTCTGGAGGATCGACGACGAAGAGTACTACAAGAAGATGCTCGACGCCTCTTGA
- the LOC101762940 gene encoding uncharacterized protein LOC101762940, whose protein sequence is MAGKAAAASAAATAARWAEGYPWREKLAKYKGELGKGMWGYWELGAWKPLGISARKRARLRKEVLLAGEDWTYDPPRGEMRTKRKGHKCDRISAEKRANTVELMKKMPQMLLDYKKRRWEKKMKEEEGGKS, encoded by the exons ATGGCCGGTAAGGCGgctgcggcgtcggcggccgcgacggcggcgaggtgggcggAGGGGTACCCGTGGAGGGAGAAGCTTGCCAAGTACAAGGGGGAGCTCGGGAAGGGGATGTGGGGGTACTGGGAGCTCGGCGCGTGGAAGCCGCTGGGCATCAGCGCCCGCAAGCGCGCCCGCCTCCGCAAGGAGGTGCTCCTCGCCGGCGAGGACTGGACCTACGACCCGCCCCGCGGCGAGATGCGCACCAAGCGCAAGGGCCACAAGTGCGACCGCATCTCCGCCGAGAA GCGCGCGAATACCGTTgagctgatgaagaagatgccCCAGATGCTGCTCGATTACAAG AAACGTAGGTGGGAGAAAAAGATgaaagaggaggagggcggaAAGAGCTGA
- the LOC101763615 gene encoding protein gar2: MVLARKKLKQKLHTLLPAGEAEVEAHGEEAQAVKERLASSKRPRPKRPPRKKSLPEVVCQTEEEGKEEVERRREERRKEKKEKRRIRRLMEAEAAASAAETQQVGGETGAEAEGEEETSEEADPAVGSHQPVVAEDSSEQNMNKMEVTKLGVGSNSPVVAENRQQDHKVELAETGVGSNNPVVAEHREQSIKKVYVGGIPYYSSEDDIRSFFEGCGSITAIDCMTFPESGKFRGIAILTFKTDAAAQRALAMDGADMGGFYLKIQPYKHNHEKEDFAPKLIEGYNRTYVGNLPWDITEDDLKKFFSDCKISSIRFGTDKETGDFKGYAHIDFADGTSLAVALKLDQKVIKGRPVRIRCAVPKKENQKISDNGNSDPSKSKIRTCYQCGTPGHLSSACPNKKDSDVRKCYECGTPGHLSSACPNKKNSEVISGENKGTVDSAMASSNKRRTCYECGIPGHLSSSCPNKKGVEFISDEKNANVDSATASSKKRRTCYECGTPGHLSSACPNRRTEDSVQNNREPVDDAKSAPTIVPEEMKPGDESNSVPSKKRRKCYECGISGHLSSACPNKKVAEVVDNAVERDTGSTIAEEKANGDTKSAPAKKKKRRTCYECGIAGHLSSECPNKAAA; the protein is encoded by the exons ATGGTGCTCGCGCGCAAGAAGCTGAAGCAGAAGCTGCACACGCTTCTCCCGGCCGGTGAAGCCGAGGTGGAGGCTCATGGCGAGGAGGCGCAGGCCGTGAAGGAGCGGCTTGCCTCCTCCAAGCGGCCGCGCCCCAAGAGGCCGCCCAGGAAGAAATCGCTCCCCGAAGTGGTGTGTcagacggaggaggaggggaaggaggaagtggagaggaggagggaggagaggaggaaggagaagaaggagaaaaggaGGATCAGGAGGTTGATGGAGGCTGAGGCCGCGGCGTCCGCGGCGGAGACGCAGCAGGTGGGAGGGGAGACGGGGGCGGAagcggagggggaggaagagACTTCGGAAGAGGCCGATCCTGCTGTCGGGTCTCACCAGCCAGTCGTGGCAGAGGATAGTAG TGAGCAAAATATGAACAAGATGGAAGTGACCAAACTTGGAGTTGGGTCCAACAGTCCTGTTGTTGCAGAGAACAG GCAGCAAGATCACAAAGTGGAATTGGCTGAAACTGGTGTTGGGTCCAACAATCCTGTCGTCGCAGAGCATAG GGAGCAAAGTATAAAGAAGGTGTATGTTGGTGGCATCCCATATTATTCATCAGAGGATGACATAAGAAGTTTCTTTGAAGGATGTGGCAGTATCACTGCAATTGACTGCATGACCTTTCCTGAGAGCGGAAAATTCAGGGGTATTGCAATTCTCACATTTAAG ACTGATGCTGCTGCACAGAGGGCATTAGCTATGGATGGTGCAGATAT GGGAGGATTTTATCTGAAAATCCAGCCTTACAAACATAACCATGAGAAGGAAGATTTTGCACCAAAGTTGATAGAGGGATATAATAGGACATATGTTGGGAACCTACCATGGGATATAACAGAAGATGATCTAAAGAAGTTCTTTTCAGACTGCAAAATCTCGTCCATCCGATTCGGAACAGACAAGGAGACGGGTGATTTCAAAGGCTATGCACACATTGACTTTGCTGATGGTACCTCTCTTGCTGTTGCATTGAAGCTTGACCAGAAGGTGATTAAGGGACGGCCAGTCAGAATCAGATGCGCAGTTCCCAAAAAGGAGAACCAAAAAATCAGTGATAATGGGAACTCAGATCCTTCAAAGAGTAAGATTCGGACATGCTATCAATGTGGCACCCCTGGGCACCTCTCTTCTGcttgcccaaataagaaggaTTCTGATGTAAGGAAATGCTATGAATGTGGCACCCCTGGGCACCTCTCTTCTGCttgcccaaataagaagaaCTCTGAAGTAATTTCTGGTGAAAACAAGGGTACAGTTGACTCAGCTATGGCATCGTCAAACAAGAGGCGAACATGTTATGAATGTGGCATCCCAGGAcacctctcttcttcttgcccaaataagaagggTGTCGAATTTATTTCTGATGAAAAGAATGCTAATGTTGACTCAGCCACGGCGTCATCAAAGAAGAGACGAACATGCTATGAATGTGGGACTCCTGGCCATCTCTCATCAGCTTGCCCAAACAGAAGGACTGAAGACTCTGTTCAGAATAACAGGGAGCCTGTTGATGATGCAAAGTCTGCACCTACCATCGTGCCTGAGGAAATGAAACCAGGTGATGAATCAAATTCAGTACCTTCGAAGAAGAGGCGGAAGTGCTATGAGTGTGGAATTTCTGGCCATCTCTCATCAGCTTGCCCCAACAAAAAGGTCGCTGAGGTTGTTGATAATGCAGTGGAACGTGATACTGGCTCAACCATTGCCGAGGAGAAAGCCAATGGTGACACAAAATCTGCACctgcaaagaaaaagaaaaggcggACATGTTATGAGTGCGGCATCGCTGGCCATCTCTCATCAGAGTGCCCGAACAAGGCAGCTGCATAA